One region of Phragmites australis chromosome 18, lpPhrAust1.1, whole genome shotgun sequence genomic DNA includes:
- the LOC133899673 gene encoding uncharacterized protein LOC133899673 isoform X2 — MAGVEDGEVAALREALRQQTLTVEELRAELEEERRAASSGADEALAMILRLQAEKAAERMGAEQFRRVAEERIQHDEDTLAFLKAVVFHQEMEISSLNLRLLAIHAADSDPFSPAVDLPWLRKLTKNGAPSRRNASLPAARLEELCSELDVVVDGDKTNPCKNVSNRRPARTVSDIGELISWEEEWASHKPPPPRLYRSASHHLRCAPSYSAQFGTHSARVSPEIIAEEDEKRCKSNASLEADIEQIKATVQSLEAELTKLRESTVSIGDEQSRLLTEIRSKLDGAMPRHQNVHGGHGSSTVQAKASREGGSSSSSKGQSYHPQGELLLNHFIEAMMYIA; from the exons ATGGCCGGAGTTGAAGACGGCGAGGTGGCCGCTCTACGTGAGGCTCTGCGGCAGCAGACGCTGACCGTGGAGGAGCTGAGGGCCGAGCTGGAGGAGGAGAGGCGTGCGGCGTCGTCGGGCGCGGACGAGGCGCTGGCCATGATCCTGCGGCTGCAggcggagaaggcggcggagcgGATGGGGGCGGAGCAGTTCCGGCGAGTGGCGGAGGAGCGGATCCAGCACGACGAGGATACGCTCGCGTTCCTCAAGGCCGTCGTCTTCCACCAGGAGATGGAGATCAGCTCCCTCAACCTCAGGCTGCTGGCCATCCACGCCGCCGACAGCGATCCATTTTCTCCGGCCGTCGACCTCCCCTGGCTGAGGAAGCTGACCAAGAACGGCGCGCCGTCGAGGAGGAACGCGTCCCTCCCGGCGGCGCGCCTGGAGGAGCTCTGTTCGGAGCTCGACGTCGTCGTCGACGGCGACAAGACCAATCCTTGCAAGAACGTCAGCAACAGAAGGCCGGCGAGGACGGTGTCGGACATCGGGGAGCTGATTAGTTGGGAGGAGGAGTGGGCGAGCCacaagccgccgccgccaaggcTCTACCGGTCGGCCTCCCACCATCTCCGGTGTGCACCGAGCTACTCCGCGCAATTCGGCACGCACTCGGCCAGGGTCTCGCCGGAGATCATCGCCGAAGAAGACGAAAAAAGGTGCAAGAGCAATGCCTCACTGGAAGCCGACATCGAGCAGATCAAAGCCACCGTGCAGTCTCTCGAAGCTGAACTCACAAAATTAAGGGAATCCACCGTGTCCATCGGCGACGAGCAATCTCGGCTACTAACCGAGATCCGTTCCAAGCTCGACGGTGCTATGCCGCGCCATCAGAACGTTCATGGAGGCCATGGATCGAGCACTGTCCAGGCGAAGGCCAGCAGGGAAGGAGGTAGTAGTAGTTCTTCCAAGGGGCAGAGCTACCACCCACAGGGTGAGCTGCTGCTGAACCATTTCATCGAG GCGATGATGTACATAGCGTGA
- the LOC133899673 gene encoding uncharacterized protein LOC133899673 isoform X1: MAGVEDGEVAALREALRQQTLTVEELRAELEEERRAASSGADEALAMILRLQAEKAAERMGAEQFRRVAEERIQHDEDTLAFLKAVVFHQEMEISSLNLRLLAIHAADSDPFSPAVDLPWLRKLTKNGAPSRRNASLPAARLEELCSELDVVVDGDKTNPCKNVSNRRPARTVSDIGELISWEEEWASHKPPPPRLYRSASHHLRCAPSYSAQFGTHSARVSPEIIAEEDEKRCKSNASLEADIEQIKATVQSLEAELTKLRESTVSIGDEQSRLLTEIRSKLDGAMPRHQNVHGGHGSSTVQAKASREGGSSSSSKGQSYHPQGELLLNHFIEVCGLTSAIIFRPLIKVAASMSLLRCLLILVLAVAIRKVLMNY; encoded by the coding sequence ATGGCCGGAGTTGAAGACGGCGAGGTGGCCGCTCTACGTGAGGCTCTGCGGCAGCAGACGCTGACCGTGGAGGAGCTGAGGGCCGAGCTGGAGGAGGAGAGGCGTGCGGCGTCGTCGGGCGCGGACGAGGCGCTGGCCATGATCCTGCGGCTGCAggcggagaaggcggcggagcgGATGGGGGCGGAGCAGTTCCGGCGAGTGGCGGAGGAGCGGATCCAGCACGACGAGGATACGCTCGCGTTCCTCAAGGCCGTCGTCTTCCACCAGGAGATGGAGATCAGCTCCCTCAACCTCAGGCTGCTGGCCATCCACGCCGCCGACAGCGATCCATTTTCTCCGGCCGTCGACCTCCCCTGGCTGAGGAAGCTGACCAAGAACGGCGCGCCGTCGAGGAGGAACGCGTCCCTCCCGGCGGCGCGCCTGGAGGAGCTCTGTTCGGAGCTCGACGTCGTCGTCGACGGCGACAAGACCAATCCTTGCAAGAACGTCAGCAACAGAAGGCCGGCGAGGACGGTGTCGGACATCGGGGAGCTGATTAGTTGGGAGGAGGAGTGGGCGAGCCacaagccgccgccgccaaggcTCTACCGGTCGGCCTCCCACCATCTCCGGTGTGCACCGAGCTACTCCGCGCAATTCGGCACGCACTCGGCCAGGGTCTCGCCGGAGATCATCGCCGAAGAAGACGAAAAAAGGTGCAAGAGCAATGCCTCACTGGAAGCCGACATCGAGCAGATCAAAGCCACCGTGCAGTCTCTCGAAGCTGAACTCACAAAATTAAGGGAATCCACCGTGTCCATCGGCGACGAGCAATCTCGGCTACTAACCGAGATCCGTTCCAAGCTCGACGGTGCTATGCCGCGCCATCAGAACGTTCATGGAGGCCATGGATCGAGCACTGTCCAGGCGAAGGCCAGCAGGGAAGGAGGTAGTAGTAGTTCTTCCAAGGGGCAGAGCTACCACCCACAGGGTGAGCTGCTGCTGAACCATTTCATCGAGGTATGTGGCCTCACCTCTGCTATCATTTTTAGGCCTCTGATCAAGGTCGCTGCATCCATGTCACTGCTTAGGTGCCTCCTGATTTTGGTCTTAGCTGTGGCGATTAGAAAAGTGTTGATGAACTATTGA